A genomic region of Denticeps clupeoides chromosome 17, fDenClu1.1, whole genome shotgun sequence contains the following coding sequences:
- the LOC114766501 gene encoding proprotein convertase subtilisin/kexin type 5, translating into MLLRLAGLLLPLLLLLLLPRGARSASPVSCPGGQFALKSRCVPCHPTCAECSGHELFDCAACGVDEEGRERFLHQGRCRPHCPRGTYPERGHYVCLACMSDCELCVDAHMCAKCKEGYRLQSGLCQAASCGVGQMQVPETGECVDCEMGCKTCSTDDPELCSSCLEGYFLFRQQCRRHCPQRSYEDRARGLCMSCPAPCSDCRSDTLCLACQPGHFLSDGVCVKQCPQGSFGEVSGWGCQLCHSSCQTCHGPHVRDCDLCPNGNLPVYGQCPAVICKQGQYYDGLDGECHYCHLTCKTCIGPKAQDCSSCFDDYVLDQDGACVEHCLPGSFANPASQMCEECSPNCETCGDASDNCISCKSGSYQLFLHQGRCWSNCPDGFFETAEGMCEACDSECLTCEEKSSQCLSCVEGRFFEIGQCKPNCSQRSYPAEDGTCRRCPPHCDVCADDKACSRCSFLYLLLNGVCKANCPEGYFEDLDEGRCVPCHRTCATCSGPLFDDCESCSDAAPKLYEGTCSKDCPTGTYYETSVQECQECHQTCARCTGPEPTHCTQCGKGLALDPNTMMCGVTGDSDCPPKTFLHGNRFTCQACHRQCQSCEGPGPNDCQTCAVPGYLHNGSCESECPAGTYKASEEADGVELGFCSLCDHVCGTCTGASPKDCLSCSRGYFRLLHLCVSHCPTGYYTEGQHCEKCDRSCELCSGPGPEKCQVCPPSLLELQGTMQCVERCPDRFFQEGQRCTQCHTSCLTCTDNTPQGCLTCDWGSILQDGVCYPRCEERRYFTQNEACELCDNSCRHCSGPGPEHCLTCDPGFALHAVDSRCVRCCESAEATGDCCVCDPSTALCVEAPKAGHLDLSAGAFHHSTVAVPIALLVVLLVMLAVFGLVKARTRRRLCWAQSYERLSGTAGGGLDTQSMPHGVPDPEDSGDEVDVVYTSRGGSVYRRYGFIHDQDTEEEEDLDASMGLSRT; encoded by the exons ATGCTTCTCCGCCTCGCCGGGCTGCTGctcccgctgctgctgctgctgctgctgccccgCGGCGCCCGGAGCGCGTCCCCGGTCTCCTGTCCCGGCGGCCAGTTCGCGCTGAAGAGCCGCTGCGTCCCCTGCCACCCCACCTGCGCGGAGTGCTCCGGACACGAGCTGTTCGACTGCGCGGCGTGCGGCGTGG ATGAGGAGGGCCGCGAGCGCTTCCTGCATCAGGGCCGCTGCCGCCCCCACTGCCCACGCGGCACCTACCCAGAGAGGGGACACTACGTCTGCCTGGCCTGCATGTCCGACTGCGAGCTGTGTGTCGACGCCCACATGTGCGCCAAATGTAAGGAGGGCTACAGGCTGCAGAGTGGGCTGTGCCAGGCTGCCTCTTGCGGAGTGG GGCAGATGCAAGTCCCGGAGACGGGGGAGTGCGTCGACTGCGAGATGGGCTGTAAAACGTGTTCCACAG ACGACCCCGAGCTCTGCAGCAGCTGCCTGGAGGGCTACTTTCT TTTCCGGCAGCAGTGTCGGCGGCACTGTCCTCAGAGGAGCTATGAAGACCGGGCCAGGGGGTTATGCATGAGCTGCCCGGCGCCGTGCTCCGACTGCAGGAGCGACACACTCTGCCTGGCCTGCCAGCCGGGGCACTTTCTCAGCG ACGGTGTCTGTGTTAAGCAGTGTCCCCAAGGCAGCTTCGGCGAAGTCAGCGGATGGGGTTGCCAGTTGTGCCACAGCTCCTGCCAGACATGCCATGGCCCACACGTGCGAGACTGTGATCTGTGTCCCAACGGAAATCTCCCCGTCTACGGCCAGTGCCCTGCGGTCATTTGTAAACAGGGCCAGTACTATGACG GGCTGGATGGTGAATGTCACTACTGTCATCTGACCTGCAAGACTTGCATTGGTCCAAAGGCACAAGACTGCTCCTCTTGTTTTgatg ACTATGTTCTGGACCAGGACGGTGCCTGTGTGGAGCACTGCCTCCCAGGCTCTTTTGCCAACCCTGCCAGCCAGATGTGTGAGGAGTGCTCCCCCAACTGTGAGACCTGCGGTGACGCCAGTGACAACTGCATCAGCTGTAAGAGTGGCAGCTACCAGCTGTTCCTGCATCAGGGCAGGTGCTGGTCCAACTGTCCAGA TGGTTTCTTTGAGACTGCGGAGGGAATGTGCGAGGCCTGCGACAGCGAATGTTTGACCTGTGAGGAGAAGTCGTCACAGTGCCTGTCGTGTGTGGAGGGGCGCTTTTTTGAAATTGGCCAATGCAAACCCAACTGCTCACAGAGGAGCTACCCGGCAGAAGACGGCACCTGCAGGCGCTGCCCTCCTCACTGCGATGTCTGTGCAGATGACAAGGCCTGCTCCA GATGCAGTTTCCTGTACCTGCTCTTGAATGGCGTGTGCAAAGCCAACTGTCCAGAGGGATATTTTGAGGACCTGGATGAGGGGCGGTGCGTACCCTGCCACAGGACTTGTGCCACCTGCTCAGGGCCTTTGTTTGATGACTGCGAGTCATGCTCAGACGCTGCACCGAAGCTGTATGAGGGAACTTGTTCAAAGGACTGTCCCACTGGCACGTACTATGAAACCAGCGTCCAGGAATGTCAGG AGTGTCACCAGACCTGCGCAAGATGCACGGGCCCTGAGCCCACCCACTGCACCCAGTGTGGCAAGGGCCTGGCACTGGACCCCAACACCATGATGTGTGGAGTGACAGGAGACTCCGACTGCCCTCCCAAAACCTTCCTGCATGGCAACAGATTCACATGCCAGGCCTGCCATCGCCAGTGCCAGTCGTGCGAAGGTCCAGGACCCAACGACTGCCAGACCTGTGCCGTGCCAGGATACCTCCACA acggctcatgtgagagtgagtgtccaGCTGGTACCTATAAGGCCAGTGAGGAGGCGGATGGGGTGGAGCTGGGATTCTGCTCTCTGTGTGACCATGTCTGTGGGACCTGTACTGGAGCCTCACCAAAAGACTGCCTGAGCTGCTCCCGGGGATACTTCCGCCTgcttcatctgtgtgtgtcccACTGTCCTACTGG GTATTACACTGAGGGCCAACACTGTGAGAAATGCGACCGCTCCTGTGAACTGTGCTCTGGGCCGGGGCCGGAGAAATGCCAGGTCTGTCCTCCATccctgctggagctgcaggGCACCATGCAGTGTGTAGAGCGTTGCCCAGACCGTTTCTTTCAGGAGGGGCAACGTTGCACGCAGTGCCACACCAGCTGCCTCACCTGCACCG ATAACACACCCCAGGGCTGTTTGACGTGTGACTGGGGAAGTATTCTGCAAGATGGTGTTTGCTATCCTCGCTGTGAAGAAAGACGCTATTTTACACAGAAC GAGGCCTGTGAGTTGTGTGACAACTCGTGCAGGCACTGCTCTGGGCCCGGACCGGAGCACTGTTTGACCTGTGACCCCGGCTTTGCCCTCCATGCTGTGGACAGCCGCTGTGTACGCTGCTGTGAGTCGGCAGAAGCGACTGGTGACTGCTGTGTATGTGACCCTAGCACTG CTCTTTGTGTGGAAGCACCTAAAGCTGGACATTTAGACCTGAGTGCTGGTGCTTTCCATCACTCCACGGTCGCCGTCCCAATCGCACTGCTGGTGGTTCTGCTGGTGATGTTGGCCGTGTTCGGACTGGTTAAAGCCCGTACCAGGAGGAGGCTGTGCTGGGCCCAGAGCTACGAGAGGCTGAGTGGAACGGCAGGAGGTGGGCTGGATACTCAAAGCATGCCCCATGGTGTCCCAGATCCGGAGGATAGTGGGGACGAAGTGGACGTGGTCTACACCAGCAGGGGCGGTTCTGTGTACAGACGCTACGGCTTCATCCACGACCAAGacactgaggaggaggaggacctggaTGCAAGCATGGGGCTCAGTAGAACCTAG
- the gcnt3 gene encoding beta-1,3-galactosyl-O-glycosyl-glycoprotein beta-1,6-N-acetylglucosaminyltransferase 3, producing MFLKKRLGRQHILTKIYVILASMILPFLLWNYSSNSCYNRMVMPGDVDLLTDHPGDLLACSAIIRGDSDGLEHKHLSRLLQKRIKQNVLSESFYLNKTRDCDTYIRDRGFLTAAMSKEEKDFPIAFSMVVHENIEMFERLLRAIYMPQNVYCVHVDQKSPEGFTKAVRAIVSCLPNVFVARKLERVVYASWSRVQADINCMEDLLKSRVQWRYLLNTCGTDFPIKSNAEMVRTLKVLNGKNSMESEKTPDGKKGRWQYHHNVTNSVTRTDVKKSPPPISSPMFSGNAYFVVTREFVENLFQSQEVQGLMEWEKDTYSPDEHLWATLQRMPGVPGSNPPNGKYEASDMNAVARLVKWAYLEGDVNNGATYPPCTGTHRRAVCVYGAGDLSWILKHHHLFANKFDPKVDDVAIKCLETYLRYKTATGKSLETLEHVKIMKR from the coding sequence atgtTTCTAAAAAAGCGATTGGGGAGACAGCACATCCTAACAAAGATTTATGTCATTCTCGCAAGCATGATacttccttttcttttgtgGAACTATTCAAGCAACAGCTGCTACAACAGGATGGTGATGCCAGGAGACGTGGACTTACTGACAGACCATCCTGGGGATTTACTGGCCTGCTCAGCAATCATCAGAGGAGATTCTGATGGGCTCGAACACAAACACCTCAGCAGGCTCCTGCAGAAACGGATAAAACAAAATGTCCTATCTGAGTCCTTTTATCTCAACAAGACCCGGGACTGTGACACCTACATCAGAGACAGAGGGTTTCTCACTGCGGCAATGAGCAAAGAGGAAAAGGACTTTCCCATCGCATTTTCCATGGTGGTCCACGAGAACATAGAGATGTTCGAGCGACTCCTGCGAGCCATTTACATGCCTCAGAATGTGTACTGTGTGCATGTGGACCAGAAGTCTCCAGAGGGCTTCACGAAAGCTGTGAGAGCCATCGTGTCCTGTCTTCCCAACGTGTTTGTTGCCAGAAAGTTGGAGAGAGTGGTGTATGCCTCATGGTCTCGGGTTCAGGCCGACATCAACTGCATGGAAGATCTGCTGAAGTCACGTGTCCAGTGGCGCTACCTTCTCAACACATGTGGGACAGACTTCCCCATCAAAAGCAATGCAGAGATGGTGAGGACTCTGAAAGTGCTGAACGGGAAGAACAGCATGGAGTCTGAGAAGACACCAGATGGCAAGAAGGGCCGCTGGCAGTACCACCACAACGTCACCAACTCGGTCACACGGACTGATGTCAAAAAGAGCCCGCCGCCCATAAGCAGCCCCATGTTCTCTGGCAATGCTTACTTCGTGGTCACCAGGGAGTTTGTAGAGAATCTGTTCCAGAGTCAGGAGGTCCAGGGTCTGATGGAGTGGGAAAAAGACACGTACAGCCCAGATGAACACCTGTGGGCCACCCTCCAGCGGATGCCCGGGGTGCCAGGATCCAACCCACCTAACGGCAAATATGAAGCCTCTGACATGAATGCTGTAGCTCGGTTGGTGAAATGGGCCTATTTGGAAGGGGACGTAAATAACGGAGCCACATACCCACCATGCACCGGGACACACAGGAGAGCTGTTTGTGTATATGGTGCCGGGGACCTCAGCTGGATTCTGAAACACCACCACCTCTTTGCTAATAAGTTTGACCCAAAAGTTGATGATGTTGCCATCAAATGCTTGGAAACGTATTTGCGATACAAAACAGCCACAGGTAAATCTTTAGAGACTCTTGAACATGTCAAAATTATGAAAAGGTGA